GTATGTTTCggtatttcataaatataaagtgtgtcctttatatatagggaattacaaagagaaaaaaaaaaaaaagattacaaataCGAAAAGTCTAGAATatggaaatagtacaaatcataaaTCAATAAGGAAAACATAAACTAGGGTTTCTTCTCTCTCTAACcgccggctctctctctctatctaggACACGGCcgtctctcgctctctctctaatgtatgggccggttatggaccgggccggttatggaccgggccggttatggacatccacaatatgatttataacactcccccttggatgtcataacattacagggattgtaatacgctttagatgttgcctcattaaaaccttacgaggaaaacccagtgggacaaaaccatggtgaaggaaaagcagtacaacacgtattactccccctgttctgaacatcactgaaggtcttCTGCCTatgcatcccaatctgatgcgtgagctttTTGAATGTGCAAGTCGGAAGTGATTTGGTGAAcaggtcggctgagttgtcgCTGGAATGCACTTGGACTACTTTGACTTCGCCGGCTTTCTGAAGTTCAtgcgtgaagaagaacttgggcagtATGTGCTTCGTCCGGTCTCCTTTGATGTAGCCGTCCTTAAGCTGAGCAATGCAtgctgcattgtcctcatacatcacggttTGTGCGTCCTTGCCTTTGGACATCCCACAATCAACTCGTATGTGGTTGGTCATGGACCGTAACCACacacactcgcggctggcctcatgaatAGCTATGATCtccgaatggtttgaagatgtggccgcgatcgtctgcttcatgaaacgccatgatatggccgttccaccatgtgtgaaaacatagcctgtctgtgatcgagcattgtgtggatccgaaagataacctgcatcagcaaaaccaACTAGACCTTCTCTGTTTTGGTTACtataaaataaacccaagtctttcgttccttgtaggtaacgaaaaacatgtttaatcccgttccagtgcctttgggtcggacaagagctaaatctagacaatagattcactgcaaaacatatatctggtagtgtgtgactagccagatacatcaaagctcctatggcactgagatatggcacttcgggaccaatgacatcttcatcgtccatcttgggaCGGAACGGATCAGTATCCAGGCCGAGGgatctcacgaccatggggaTCGACAACGGGTGAGACTCGGCCATATTAAATCCCTTGAGtattttttctgtatatgccatttgatgcacaagaattccatttttaatgtactcaagctgtaatcccaaacaaaactttctttttcctagatctttcatctcgaattctttcttaagatattcaactgtttggaaaatctctccagaggttcctaggatattcagatcatcaacatacactgctatgatcacAAATCCTTTGTtgtcgaatttctttatgaagatacatggactgatcggatcattcttatatccttctttcactaggtacagacttagtctattgtaccacattcgacctgattgtttcaatccataaagtgatttgttcaactttatacaatgttgttctcaagaactcgatttgtttttcaattcaataccctctgggattttcatgtatatctcattatctagtggaccatataagtatgcagttacaacatccattaaccgcaaacATAATCTCTCTCTTATGGCCAGACTCATTAGGAATCaaaaagtagtagcatccaccacaggggagtacgtctcctcataatctattcctggtctttgtgaAAATTCTTGTGCAACgagccgtgctttatatctcactacttcaccatgttcatttcttttcctcacaaagacccatttgtgtccaactggtttaacatcatatTTGTTCGGATTATAGGACCGAAGACACCTCTTTTCTTTAAAGAATTTAACTCCATGTTTATAAcgtctttccatttgatccaatctgatcgttgagtacactcataaatagacgtgggttcatgatcctcgtttaaataaataagttcaagtgctaccttgtatgcaaatatatcatcaatgtcgacattctttctattccattgtatcccagacaaaacataatttattgagatctcataaTTATCAAGACCATCAGTACCATGAAGCTTGGCGTCCCATTAGGCACATCAGGACCGTCGGCCATGTCTAAAACCTTAGGATCGGACGCGGCCACATCTCGGGTAGGATCGGCCGCGGCCATGTCTGGTGTTCCGGCCTCAGATTCAGCACATTTCTTTGTTTTCCGAGGGTTATTATCTTTGGAtactattggtctaccacgtttcaaacgttgtctagactctgtagtaacttgattgtgtccctcttgaacatcaatacgaactggtgcattagcagctggtatatatgactttgtcactcttttcgggtcaacaaaggaatctggcaattgattagctagcttttgtaaatgtattatcttttggacttctaaatcacattcctgagtcagaggatcttgccaagataaggatgtttgattccatgtaatttcttttaccagcttactgctttctccccctaatgttggatgttcggattcatcaaagtgacaatcCGCATACCTGGCCTTCAATAAAccacccgtagttggctcaaggtattttataatcgtAAGAGAATCATATCtgacatatatccccatcctcctttgaggtcccatctttgttctctgtggtggagcaatcaGAACATAAACGGCACAaccaaatgtcttaagatgggatatgtTTGGCTCGTGACCCGTGAGCAATTGTAATgaagaatatttatgttcactaaATGACCTGATGCGTATGAGTTCATCCGCGTGTAGGACGGCGTGTCCCCAAGAAGATACCAGAAGCTTTGACCTCATAAGCAACGGTCTTACTATTAGTTGTATAcgttttataaatgattcggCTAAGctgttctgtgtatgtacatgtgccacagaGTGTTCTACatttacccccatggacatacagtaatcattaaatgattgggacgtgaactcaccagtattgtcaagacgtatagtctttaaaggaAAATCTGTAAAATGAGCTCGTAATCGAATTATCTGAGCAAGCAACCTCGCAAACGCCAAGTTGCGGGTCGACAGGAGACACACATGCGACAATCTTGTGGACGCATCAATGAGAACCATGAAATATCTAAATGTCCCagaaggtgggtgtattggtccacagatgtctccttgtattctttccagaaagtttatcgTTTCCTTAGTCACTTTAACTTGTGATGGCCTAAcgatgagtttcccttgtgaaCATGGCACACACGTTAGGTGCTTAGGGAtaacttgtttttcttttaaagtatGGCCATTAGTGTTCGAGATCAATTTACGCATCATGTCGAACCGGGATTGCCAAGCCGGTCGTGTCATAGAGTGAAATTTTCGATGGCCATTTTGTTAAATGTGGCATTTGCCTCAATCATACTGACTTTGGTATGGTAAAGACCAGTAGAGAGTGCAGGTATAGACTATGGCCTCGACCATGACCTCGGCCAAACGAGTTGCCTTGGCCACGGTCTCGGCTATGGTCTCGACCATACTGATTTCCTCGTCCGCGGCCAAAGGAATTTCGACCATGGCCacgtccatgccattttccacgACCACGGCCGCGTTGGCCATTGCTCTTGACGTGATTAGCTTCTTTCTTAGCCTCTGTGGCCGCATGTGCTTCAGGTAATGGAActgatccaggaggtctcatttcactgtttctcatcaacaattcattgttttgctcagcaAGCAATATACAAGAGATCAGATTTGCATAAGTCTCGAAGCCCTTCTCACGGTattgttgttgtaacaacacattgcttgtgtggaaggtggaaaaggttttctcaagcatgtccttatccgttatatcctcaccacacagtttcaatttcaaaacaatcttaaacagggccgagttatactcgtccatGGACTTATAGTCATGGATcctgagattcctccaatcataccTAGCCTTTGGTAAGATCatcgttctctggtgatcatatcttgcTTTCAATTCTGTCAAAGTTCTAATGGATTCTCAAtggtcagatactgatctttgagactctcagtTAGATGATggcgaatgatcaagatggctctgtatATATCTTTCTCACTAGCATTATTGTACTCGGTGATAcactcaccgagtcccttggatttcaggatgatcttagcatcaagtgtccattgcaagtaattatctccagagagatttagggctacaaaatccaagttgttgattttcgacatctaaaatcttatgttttataatttagattttaaaatatgttcatGCAATCAATATGTTCAAGCAATTCGGTTTCTATATGCAATCAGTTTCATTCGTATATGATGCACACAAGCCTCACGGCCAAACAAGAGATGATCAATCTTAGCATTCTATATGTTCATGCGGTTTACATCCTAGCATACAAGATCTAAATGTTCATTTGGTTATGTATGCATGATACAAGCAAGCCGCACGGCCAAGATAAGATGTGATCAAGCAATGTTCATTCGTTTATGATCCTAGCAGACGGTTttctaagtgtaattgcaatcaatcaagcAAAGCATTAAGGGGTTCATTCGAGAATGTATGAATCAGTTAACCTAGCAAGCGATTTTCTAATCAAACGGATCAAGCAATCAGTTTCAGTTTCAAGGATTTGAtttaatcaaacaatcaaactagtattcgattttaatttcaaatcattagggtttcaatcaaacaagaaaaacGATTTCAATTCAATTAGTTTTATCAATTTGACTAATCCGGTTCAATCATGAATTTAGCAATCCTAGCAAACGAATTTCTATGTGATCATATTCAAAATATTCATGCAATCAAGTAATCAATTTTGATTTCAAGTattagtttagggtttgaataaAAGAATCGATCATGTTTTAGCTTTTAGGGTTTTGGATCGATTTTATGCATAGCATGCAATGTGCATGTATGCGGCTAAGGATTGAGGTATTGGGGACTCGATTTTAACTTTAGATCATTAAGGTTTCgattcaaaaccattaaggTTTTGAATTATGGTTTAATGTTTTATGGTTTCGATTTCAACATTAGATCAATGGGATTTAGATTCAAAACACTAAGGTTTTGATTTAGATCATTAGGTTTTTGATATATTACCTTAGGGTTTCTATATAGGGTTTGAGGATTACCTTAACCTCAAGtcgggttgaatggaccaccaatGAGATGAGGATCGCAAGCTGAACGTTGAGGTTGAGTCGCGGATGGATTGCTTGCTGATTGGGAACGCGAGCTGACTGCTATCGGGTCGCGAACGGGGATCATCTGTCGCGAGCTGTCCTTGTGCTGACcgggaacgcgagctgtccTAGTTGTGAGCTGAGATCGGGAACGGTATGAGAGATGAGAGGTTCACGATCGGGTTGTGGTTCGCgatagggatagggttatcgcCGGCTAGGGTTTATCGTTGGGTTTAGGTTCGAATTGTTTAGCTTAGGGTTTCAGagtaatcgtgctgataacgtgttgtgaaactagagaatagaATTTGTATGTTTATGTATTTCATAAACATAAAGTGtgccctttatatatagggaattacaaagagaaaaaaaagaaagactacaaatatggaaagactAGAATatggaaatagtacaaatcataaaTCAATAAGGAAAAGGTAAATTAGagtttcctctctctctctagcgccggctctctctctctctagggcgcggccgtctctctctctttctctctctaatgTATAGGctggttatggaccgggccggtaaTGGatatccacaatatgatttataacaattaaatatttttagttagaagattatttttttactctCTTCTTCGTGTAGAGCTCCAGCTCCAGTTCGCATATACGTTCGCCAGTGGCGGAGGCAACTAAGGAGCAGGGGGTCAGCTGaaccccccccccttttttttgcTGTGAATAATTTCATACGTATAATTATGACCTCGTTAAGTTTTGGTTCTACCTCCGCCACTGCATGTCGCCATGTTCGTGTGGAGCTCCAGCTCCGGTTCTTCACACTCTTGCAAAAAGGTTTGGGGAGAGTATTATGCCTCTCTTTCCGACTCTGTGGCCGGTGTAGCCTATAGGGAGTCAAACCACCGCCTACAGTTTCGAGAATTTCTCGTTCTTCTTCGCTTGCTTTTCCTTAGAGGGATTGCTTCAACATCCTCATTCTCAATCTTCTGGATTGTTAGGGAGCGGATCCTTGATGGTGTGATGGTTGGGGCCGGGATGCCTAACCGCCTCTTTCTATTACAGCATCAGACATCCTCCGGATCTCTTGCGCTCCTGAACTTTTCCTAAACCTCTAATCTTCATGTTTCCAGCATTAAAGTGTCCTCTCGGTAGGCCtaagacttttatccgagatccggattcgatccgagattcgatccggatccgatccgaaaatccggatatccggaggggccgaatccggatccggataataaaatgttggatccgtcaaagccagatccggatccggatatcttgattttttagtccggatatccggatccgtaagtcttattaataactatttcaaaaatagtaatatatatatatatatatatataaactaactttatttaatatatttcattttttataatagtatatgtaaattttatgtaaattttgtaatattataatagaaataattaaaaacattatatattttttatttttaaattatttttaatattttatatatattattattattattttatttattttaaggatccaaatccggatccggatatccgccggatattacaatttttagaaggatatccgacacccgaatatccgagaaccccggatccggataaggataataaaattatggatccgccggataaggatccggatccggataccctaaAATTGCCCGGAAGTCTGATCCGTTCCAGGCCTACCTCTCGGTCTTATGGGGGCCAAATGTTGATATCTTGATCTCCATGCTTCATGGTTTAGGCGTAGTTTTGTATTAGATTAAGGGGGTGTACTGAATCTAAAATTTGAAGTGATTTGACTGTAGGAGAATCTGAGAATTTcgtgtgatttttgttaaataactCTATAATCCCATATAAAACTAGGTTTGGGGGTTCTGGTACCCGTTGgcattcgggtcgggttttttgGATTTCGGTTCTCTTTTATAACACCTCATACGTCCTATTCTAGTAAATTTGCcagtacgggtcgggttcggatataacacatcgggttcggatcggttttatatcacatcatagaacccataaagtaatcatatatcattcggattcgggttatatcggatcggttcggatatacccgaaataaaatctaaaattttaaagtaaaacataagaaatatatatttatttttatataattaagtatttaaggtagttgtttaaattttaaactaggataagacctgcgccttgcgcagggtaaatttatatgaaaattatttaagaaatatcgtatggaaaaaaatttatattattgatcgaattaatatatttagctcttaaacaatttttttaaacttttttttgttaattacataatttgtttactaatgaactgatctcttttttaaaaatattttaggtaaaaaaattatttatcgcataaaaacctaacatttaggccgaagaatctcatgcctactatttggttacaatgaaactatatcagctcggttttatatcatgatttagcaatttaaaagttaattatggttatgagaagttcacgttcacgtgccaatcctacctatctttgatatttttctcatttttgtgtcgtttttgttattgttcgatataaatattgatttttgagtttattctcatttcttttttttattttggcctaagatttagaaaatgtttaagattcaaaattattaaagagatacatacttaggttaaaatatgcgccttgtgcagaataaatacttattttatattttttgcatattatgaaataataaaatgataattatatattaaataactaagaatcagttactattatgtaataaattggcttgcacatataaatcaaatgaccgctcttgtttattcgcaattattttagaataaataaatcaaaacaatcagtCTTATCtattgtatatgatatatacttaaatttaaacaatataaagtatatgtatatatattaacataaacacctattaaaataaaattatttatttatatgattttattatcattgttcttattatagaaaaaaatttaaacattgatcacaaaagtttatgtgagacttttaaaagttttagtaatttatactcgttttgaaaaattcaaaatacaacatatacaaaaaaatctaaatttttaatatatgattaatgaaaatatgtaatttattttaatagtaaagaattaaacaaaaatgatagaaagcatACAAATTATAtgcaaatcttcattatttaaaatcattaattactatatatatcataatcacattaggcaattccgtaggttttatttaaggaaataataaataataaatagcaACCTTGATTTAgttaatattatatgatatcatatagttggtattaaatgtttctaatgagatataaaaatcgaattgaaccaacatgtttttcaatttcaatgtgaCGCTGACACGTAGGACTAATTaattacttaattaattgacacataagcaagggattttttttaattattacaaaattgaggttatatcttttcaaatgttcctcaattaatatataagggatacttattgttagataacatatcaaaacaaatatgaaattgaatatttgaagtatatattcatgttttatataattatattgtatattattttggacaTTCGGATCGGTTTCTTCGGATTTTCGGTTTCttcggatttttcggtttttcgggttacccgttcgggttcggttaataacacttcgggttcggatatgttttATACCATCTTACAAGAcccattcagatattttttacatttcggaccggatacggatcgggtttttcggttcgggtttggttcggatttcaGGTTATGGATATTATGCCCAGGCCTATATAAAACCATAggatttggatttttatttttataactaaagaATTCCTCTCAAACACTCTAGATTAAAGCACTTTAAAATCtctaaattaaattttgttcaataacagtggatttcagagtgttttatgaaatgacaagttcaataacacttgatttcaaagtatatttttaaatcaatgattgaataatatgagaaagattacattgacgattcgacaaccaacaatactacctgccttataAGGATCTACGTCTAACTGCATCACTAAACTCgccctatgaagatccacgtcTGACCGggtttacttgcaccatgttgaagatctcttgtaagaatggtgtagaagcattaatgaattCTTATTCAAACCACTGGACTAAATAGACTTCCACGTATCAATGTCATTTCTATGAAATGAATttatattttgacaaaaaaaaaattctagttttattaataaatatacaaaaatagaaGGTTGATTTTGCTTGAAATTTTGATCGTCAAGGATTTTACAATGGGTATGGTCGTACTTGATGATTTTTCATAAGTATATGTTAATTGAAGGTTTTTTTCATTAGAATCTTAGTTGATGATTTTAATAGGTACTACTAATATTTAGTGGGTTTCCATCAAAATTTGAActactaaaataattttaactgATGAAAAACGACTTGTCTTTCAACTTAGTAAAAGAAGATTATGTATCCACAGATGCAGAGCCAAGGCAGGACCAATCGAAAGCAGGAGTTGCATAGGGACCCTTGAGTAAGCCATGAGCCATCTTCTGGTGCGTTGCTTCGGTTAAATGATAACCATCCCAATTAACATACGCAGATGGATTTTTACAATACCCAACTCCTTGGTATCCACACTCTTCACCAATAGTGAAGTTGTACTGACCTCCTACTCCACAACAAGCACCCAAAGGTCTctccttaaaccctaaaaaaaagaTCCATGCATAAGAACATCAATTAAAGTATCCAACCGTGAGGGTCAAGGACAGAGTAATAAAGTCCCACGTACCGTATTTGGCAGGTTCTTGGAAAAACCGGTACATAGAGTTGTAGTAGTCAGCATAAATGATGTTGACATGAGGGTAGAGTTTCCGGAGTCGTTTGAGTTCTGTCTTGAGCTGTTCATCATGGTTCTTTCCCAACTCACTGAGCCATGAGAGGCAACCTGTAAAAGTATcgtattctttttcttttgaggtCTGAAATAGAGTAAGATACGCTGGGAAACATCCATATGGAAAGCTTCCTGGAACCACAAAGGTTTTGCCTCCCAAATCGATCAAGTCCTGTAGATTTTTgcttaatattataaaacaaacgTTTCATCTCGTGTGGGGAACTGTTAAAAGATCTCTTAC
The window above is part of the Brassica napus cultivar Da-Ae chromosome C3, Da-Ae, whole genome shotgun sequence genome. Proteins encoded here:
- the LOC111204683 gene encoding sinapine esterase-like isoform X3; the protein is MLGDSLILMGDIGANDYDYMFFQGKSINDVEELVPLVIKAISSALVDLIDLGGKTFVVPGSFPYGCFPAYLTLFQTSKEKEYDTFTGCLSWLSELGKNHDEQLKTELKRLRKLYPHVNIIYADYYNSMYRFFQEPAKYGFKERPLGACCGVGGQYNFTIGEECGYQGVGYCKNPSAYVNWDGYHLTEATHQKMAHGLLKGPYATPAFDWSCLGSASVDT